The DNA region GCGCCATTGTGCAGGCGGGTAAATTGCTTGATATCGATGTTCTCGATCACCTTGTGATCGGTCAGGGGAAGTGGATCTCGTTGAAGGAACGCGGTTTGGGATTTACCTAGAACTACATGCTTCCCTTCACCCCGAATTCGACAAACTCCCCCGTCGCAGTCTCGTAATCGACCTGCGCTTCATCCACCCGCGACATGCGCGGACCTTCCTTCATCATCTCGATAAATCGTTCCACCTGCTCGCGTGTCCCCTCAGCGACGGCTTCCACCGTGTTCCAGCCGACGTTACGCACCCAGCCTGTCACACCGATCTGTCTGGCGTGATATTCCACATGGGCGCGAAAGCCAACGCCCTGTACGCGTCCTTTTACACGAATATGCATACGGACCGGCTCATTGGGGTTTTCCACGTTTCCTCCTTTGAAGCAGGAAGTCAATGGCACCCCAAAACGGGACGAAGAGCACCAATACCAGCAAAAGTAAAAAAGGGAGCAGATTTCGCAAGGCAACGCCCGTCACGTTCTGCCCAAGTACGGTTTCACGCCAGCGCAGATCCAACTGGCTGAGCGGGGTACCGAGCGCCTGGGTCGCGCCGAGTTCACAATTAAATCCGTCGCTGTAGGCGCTGATCAACCTTGCCAAGCCGGAGGAACCGAACGAATCGCGGATGTAGGTGACAAAGGATTGGGACTGGGCATATGCCAGAAACGCTGAACCCGTGTCGGCGGGGAGGGATGCGCACAAGTCCAAAATGGGGATGAGGGAATTATTTTCGCTGGCAATGTTCAACGCGCGCGCATACTCAGGATTTGGATACAACTCCATCGTCGATGCAATGCCCTCGATCAGCCAGGCAGGCTGTCTTTCGTATTGCGCTCCCAACGCCCGGAACAACATCAGGTGCGCGAGTTCGTGCGGAATCTTCGTTTCCATTTCGATGGACTGCCCCGCGCCGGGCGCTATCGCAACCATCGCAATGCCGAGTTCGTGATGCGCGTGCCCGCCAGCCCACTCCATACCGCCAAGCATGAGGGTATCCTGCAGGTCGGATGCGTTGGAATAAATGTAGATCTGGGTCGGCTCGCTGAGCGAGATCGGGATGAACTCGGTCATGGCAAGCAATCCGCGCGCGGCGGTGTCCAACGCGGCGGTTGCGAACGCATCATCGCCCGCATACCAATTCAGGGTAATGTTCGCGCGGTTCAACTGACGCCACGGGAAGCGGTCATCGTAATACTGAAATTGTATCGGCGAACTGGTATAGGTATTCCCGTCATTCAGCGTCGCCTGATACCAGAACACGATCCAACTGAACGGCGGGAACACATTCAGCGAAACATCGTAGGTGAAACTTGTGAAGCCGTCATCCGCAACCTGCACCGTTTCAACGCGCGTCACATCCTCGGTAACGCCGCGAAAAAGTAACGAAACCTGTTGGATGGGAATCGGAGTTTTGACCCGCGCCTGGAATGTGATCGTGCTCCCAAAGTTGACCACCACCCCAGGCTCCTCCACCACGATTCCGCCCTGCGCCTGAGCTTGGTTCATCCTGACAGGCAGGATCGCCGCGATGAGCAGGATCATCATTATTCTCAAGAACATTCTGCGTGGATCGGTCATGGAACTACCTCGCTAGATACACAAGCAGCGGCGTCAGCGTAAGCGGACTGAGCGCCGTGCCGAGAAAGACGATCGCGGTGACGAGAGACGGCTGGAGTTTATATTCCGAAGCGACAACGGTGGTTGCCACAGCCGCGGGCATGGCAGCTTCGATCACACCGCCCTGACGCGCATGTCCCTGCAAGCCGAACAGGCTGGCGAGCGCCAACCCAATGATGGGTCCCAGCAGCAGTTTGGTGAATACTCCCAATCCTACGGCGCGGAAGCTGTGCGACCATTCGATGCGGGTGAGTTCAAGTCCGAGCAGGATGAGCATGACAGGGATGGCTCCATTGGCGGCGATCTCGATCGTGCGTGAGAGCGGCAGGGGTAATTGTATGTCAATTCCCTTGATTAGCAATGCCAGCACCACGCCGTACACGACAGGGACTTTGAACAAGCCAAGTAGCGCAGATCTCAGATCCATGTGCCCGAGGGAGGCGATCACCACGCCGACCGTGTTGAACAGGATGGTGGTCGTCACATAGAACAGGGATGCAACCGCCAGGGCGTTGCTCCCAAAGGCGAATTTGACGAGCGGTAAGCCATAATTGCCTGTGTTGCCAAATGCAACCGTCAGGACGACGGCAAGCAGTTGTGTCCGTTCAAGTTGAAATGCCTTCCCAAGCAGGTAGGCGATCCCACCGATCACAAGAATGACCGAGGCGGTGTAGCCAACGGTGGTCAACGTTTGGCGCAGGTCGAGTTCGCTTTTCAGCATCAGGTCAAATACCAACAGCGGACTAAAGACATAGAACACGACGCGCCCCAGCGAGCGCGAATCGACGGTGAGCAGTTTTCCAAGCGCAAATCCCGCACCGGCAATGAGAAGAATGGGGAGCAGGTTGTTTGCAAAGGTGCTGATGAGTTCGTTGATGGGCATGATAAATGAATTATAACCCCCGAAAATTGCGAGTAAGAATGCAGCTTTCTCAGTAATGAAAAAAGGTGGCAGATGACGGATGTCTACCACCTTTCGTTTGTGGTTTATCCTAAAACTCCCTCAACAACCTCCCCGCGCCATACACCTTTTCTTCAATTCCATTATCGCGCAACGCCATCCAATACGTTGCCGCATTGATCGCAATGACAGGTTTCCCGAGCCAGCGTTCGGCTTCATCGGCGAGACCGACCATGCTCAGGTTGGTTCCGACCTGCACCAGCGCATCCGCATCTTTGTTGACTTCGATCAACGCATTACGTAATTCATCCTGCGATACATTTGCAATCGCAATCGCCGTCGGACATCTAAACCCTTTGATGGCGGTCACGTCAAAGCCGATGTCGTTGAAGAAGCGCACCACGTTTTTATCGCCAATGGGTTGGTAGGGGGTCACCACGCCGATCTTCTTTGCGCCAAATAATTTCAACGCGCGTTCGCAGGCTTCCGCGCCCGTTGCCACAGATAGCCCGCCCGCCCAATCGGAGATCATCTTGGTGAATTTGCGGTTGCCCTCTACGCCGTCCCAAAACGTCTCGGCGCTCATGCCCATCACCATGTAGTCAGGCTCGGCGGTCATCACGCGCTCGACCGCATACTGAATCTCCACGCGGATCTGTTGCAGCAGATTCTCGAACGCCTCATCACTGCTCAAATTTTGGTCGCGGATGTGAATGCGCGAGATGTGCGGCGTCACGCCCGGCACGGTCATGCGATAAAAATCCGGCTCCACGATCGTATTCGTGCTGGGGATGATGACCCCAAACTTTTTTCTCCAACCAAGTTGGTCTGTCATGGGAATCTCCTTGACTTGTCAGGGTAAATGTTATAACATTATAACATTCAGGAGAGAGATGTCAATTATCCGCAAAGGCTATGTCGATACGCCGCACGGTCAAATCCATTTTCGTCAACTCAAAAACGTTGACGGGGTTCCGCTCGTCCTGCTCCATCAAACCGC from Anaerolineales bacterium includes:
- a CDS encoding acylphosphatase, translating into MENPNEPVRMHIRVKGRVQGVGFRAHVEYHARQIGVTGWVRNVGWNTVEAVAEGTREQVERFIEMMKEGPRMSRVDEAQVDYETATGEFVEFGVKGSM
- a CDS encoding peptidase MA family metallohydrolase → MTDPRRMFLRIMMILLIAAILPVRMNQAQAQGGIVVEEPGVVVNFGSTITFQARVKTPIPIQQVSLLFRGVTEDVTRVETVQVADDGFTSFTYDVSLNVFPPFSWIVFWYQATLNDGNTYTSSPIQFQYYDDRFPWRQLNRANITLNWYAGDDAFATAALDTAARGLLAMTEFIPISLSEPTQIYIYSNASDLQDTLMLGGMEWAGGHAHHELGIAMVAIAPGAGQSIEMETKIPHELAHLMLFRALGAQYERQPAWLIEGIASTMELYPNPEYARALNIASENNSLIPILDLCASLPADTGSAFLAYAQSQSFVTYIRDSFGSSGLARLISAYSDGFNCELGATQALGTPLSQLDLRWRETVLGQNVTGVALRNLLPFLLLLVLVLFVPFWGAIDFLLQRRKRGKPQ
- a CDS encoding AEC family transporter; translation: MPINELISTFANNLLPILLIAGAGFALGKLLTVDSRSLGRVVFYVFSPLLVFDLMLKSELDLRQTLTTVGYTASVILVIGGIAYLLGKAFQLERTQLLAVVLTVAFGNTGNYGLPLVKFAFGSNALAVASLFYVTTTILFNTVGVVIASLGHMDLRSALLGLFKVPVVYGVVLALLIKGIDIQLPLPLSRTIEIAANGAIPVMLILLGLELTRIEWSHSFRAVGLGVFTKLLLGPIIGLALASLFGLQGHARQGGVIEAAMPAAVATTVVASEYKLQPSLVTAIVFLGTALSPLTLTPLLVYLAR